In Candidatus Thermoplasmatota archaeon, the following are encoded in one genomic region:
- a CDS encoding S26 family signal peptidase encodes MPVAALMVGAGVKDVAIAVAVVGGVLLILFAYTGVWPPMVVVESGSMMHPPCGETRGSACAGFGKFGTIDPGDMVFVKRVSSNSEVETLADGRDVRYGLAGDVLIYYRDNARSGRFATPIIHRAVAYIEVTGADVPDDVADNPPVGFSCRDSHVANARYAWKWRGQQFSTTGLQGVVIPEIGLGSPSAPYKPCWSGYITKGDNPVTNRPPDQMPSCITPSCQPIRLAWIEGKAVGEVPWFGLIKLALSGSPNYRCPGQLGDPACVNAVAVGNAYAPGDLWVMLGVSLGLLVAVPVGFDMAMNRIRQRREGERPAAKDGDEALERTHVDHGPGIGSPPSEAGEPPEPFWRRFWPREPREPPPEFDSEDRPPGR; translated from the coding sequence GGGGTTCTGCTGATCCTGTTCGCCTACACCGGCGTCTGGCCCCCCATGGTCGTCGTCGAGTCGGGCAGCATGATGCACCCGCCTTGCGGGGAGACGCGCGGCTCCGCGTGCGCGGGGTTCGGCAAGTTCGGGACGATCGATCCGGGCGACATGGTTTTCGTCAAGCGGGTGTCCTCGAATTCCGAGGTGGAAACGCTGGCGGACGGTCGGGACGTCCGCTACGGGCTGGCCGGCGACGTGCTCATCTATTACAGGGACAACGCGCGAAGCGGCCGGTTCGCCACGCCGATCATCCACCGGGCCGTCGCGTACATCGAGGTCACGGGGGCCGACGTGCCGGACGACGTCGCCGACAATCCACCGGTCGGTTTCAGCTGCCGCGACTCGCACGTGGCCAACGCGCGCTATGCGTGGAAGTGGCGTGGACAGCAGTTCAGCACGACGGGCCTGCAGGGCGTCGTCATCCCGGAGATCGGCCTTGGCAGCCCGTCGGCCCCCTACAAGCCGTGCTGGTCCGGCTACATCACCAAGGGCGACAATCCGGTGACAAACCGGCCTCCGGACCAGATGCCATCGTGCATCACGCCCTCCTGCCAACCGATCCGGCTCGCGTGGATCGAGGGCAAGGCCGTGGGCGAGGTTCCGTGGTTTGGACTCATCAAGCTTGCGCTCAGCGGGTCGCCCAACTACCGCTGCCCCGGGCAGCTTGGCGATCCGGCGTGCGTGAACGCGGTCGCGGTGGGCAACGCGTACGCGCCGGGCGACCTGTGGGTCATGCTGGGCGTCTCGTTGGGTCTTCTCGTCGCCGTGCCCGTGGGCTTTGACATGGCCATGAACCGCATCCGGCAGCGGCGCGAGGGAGAGCGACCCGCGGCAAAGGACGGCGACGAGGCGCTCGAACGCACGCACGTGGACCACGGCCCGGGGATCGGCAGTCCTCCGTCCGAGGCCGGCGAACCGCCCGAGCCGTTCTGGCGGCGATTCTGGCCCCGCGAACCTCGCGAGCCGCCGCCCGAGTTCGACTCGGAAGACCGTCCACCGGGCCGTTGA